The Schistocerca nitens isolate TAMUIC-IGC-003100 chromosome 7, iqSchNite1.1, whole genome shotgun sequence genome contains a region encoding:
- the LOC126195716 gene encoding facilitated trehalose transporter Tret1-like: MVLSIFGPTACSLSIHRWGFKPTGYIVGIFSALSGVIVLVARSFAVLLAGRILTGLAIGGAAVVSTNYVAGAAQAHVRGALGTFFALMFNGGILLAYLVAVPTVYTVCFFFLPESPLHLLSKGREEEAARSLRWFRATGHDVAGELKEMRLTIEAGQGGDRKRMTVAQFFKERASRYAFAAIVVLILNQQLNGSLVALNYVVEMLAAAGDSLSAEWSAVAVAALQFAATFLSSALVDRAGRRPLLLGSNAGIAACHAALGGYFYAQAAGLDVAAAWWLPVCATSLFLVLNAVGVGALLMVVVNEFFSPEAMPIAMSISIGVQTVTAAAVIKMYVVLLGWLQMYGCYWFFAACCILSNVYIFFFLPESKNRPINDIIAELRGESKKQKKLTTHYDPVDVTESQK, translated from the exons ATGGTGTTATCGATTTTCGGGCCTACGGCGTGCAGCCTGTCGATCCATCGTTGGGGCTTCAAACCGACCGGGTACATCGTGGGTATCTTCTCCGCCCTGTCGGGCGTTATCGTGCTGGTGGCGCGTTCTTTCGCCGTGCTGTTGGCAGGTCGCATCCTGACTGGTCTAGCCATCGGTGGTGCCGCCGTCGTCTCCACCAATTACGTGGCGGGGGCCGCGCAGGCGCACGTGCGCGGCGCGCTGGGCACCTTCTTCGCGCTCATGTTCAACGGTGGCATCCTGCTGGCGTACCTC GTCGCCGTCCCGACGGTGTACACCGTCTGCTTCTTCTTCCTTCCGGAGTCGCCACTGCACTTGCTGTCCAAGGGCAG GGAAGAGGAAGCAGCCAGGTCGCTGCGCTGGTTCCGCGCCACCGGCCACGACGTCGCCGGGGAGCTGAAAGAGATGCGGTTGACCATCGAGGCCGGGCAAGGCGGCGACCGGAAGCGGATGACGGTGGCGCAGTTCTTCAAGGAGCGCGCGTCGCGGTACGCGTTCGCCGCCATCGTGGTGCTGATCCTGAACCAGCAGCTGAACGGCAGCCTGGTCGCGCTCAACTACGTGGTCGAGATGCTGGCCGCCGCCGGAGACAGCCTGTCGGCCGAGTggtcggcggtggcggtggcggcgctgCAGTTCGCCGCGACCTTCCTGTCTTCGGCGCTGGTGGACCGCGCCGGGCGCCGCCCCCTGCTGCTCGGCTCCAACGCGGGCATCGCCGCCTGCCACGCCGCCCTCGGCGGCTACTTCTACGCGCAGGCCGCGGGCCTCGACGTGGCCGCCGCGTGGTGGCTGCCcgtgtgcgccacctcgctcttccTCGTGCTCAACGCCGTCGGCGTCGGCGCGCTGCTCATGGTCGTCGTCAACGAGTTCTTCTCGCCAGAGGCCATGCCCATAGCCATGTCGATCAGCATCGGCGTGCAGACCGTTACCGCCGCGGCCGTCATCAAGATGTACGTCGTCCTGCTCGGATGGCTGCAGATGTACGGCTGCTACTGGTTCTTCGCCGCGTGTTGCATCCTCAGCAACgtttacatcttcttcttcttgccaGAGTCCAAAAACAGGCCCATTAATGATATTATCGCTGAACTGAGGGGGGAGTCGAAGAAACAAAAGAAACTCACCACTCATTACGACCCAGTTGATGTGACAGAGAGCCAAAAATAA